The proteins below come from a single Methanobacterium formicicum genomic window:
- a CDS encoding RNA-binding protein: MIHNLSYRAFVYGTENEEKVREAISNLLPSAPIEKEITEGYHHNTVVILQGKITKKREIKDFLEKLGTLKPSAKKRILRELENRMDERGNLFLRFDKQRAYLGDLKVVEHGDAIHLKLKIAAYPARKEEALKVARQIFEE, from the coding sequence ATGATACATAACCTCTCCTACCGGGCATTCGTTTACGGAACTGAAAACGAAGAGAAGGTGAGGGAGGCTATATCTAACCTCCTCCCCTCAGCCCCCATAGAAAAGGAAATCACCGAAGGTTACCACCACAATACAGTGGTTATTCTCCAGGGAAAGATCACTAAGAAAAGAGAAATCAAGGATTTCCTGGAAAAACTGGGTACACTAAAACCCTCTGCCAAGAAAAGAATCCTGAGAGAACTTGAAAACAGGATGGATGAGCGAGGGAACCTTTTTCTTAGATTCGATAAACAACGTGCATATCTGGGAGATCTGAAGGTTGTAGAGCACGGAGATGCTATACACCTGAAACTGAAAATAGCTGCTTACCCTGCCAGGAAAGAAGAGGCTTTAAAGGTGGCCCGGCAGATATTTGAGGAATAA
- the rnp3 gene encoding ribonuclease P protein component 3: MFFDFHIGNHPELAVDAGKMGYSGVVLTACSRDCIDHPETLKNLRESADNLKTEGKTLKGETKLPTIHIGVEIEAKNQVDLKKKVQKFRKKADVIMVHGGDLQINRAAAEDPRVDILSHPYRTRLDSGINHVLAVKAAENRVAMELNLKYFLFTRPNQRYRVLNQFRQIMKLHRQYHVPVIITSDARSPYDLRHPLDVVALAACFGMTKEEAGDALSKTPQEIMERNEIRDEVIIPGVKLVK; the protein is encoded by the coding sequence ATGTTTTTTGATTTTCACATTGGCAATCACCCTGAACTGGCAGTTGATGCCGGTAAAATGGGATACAGTGGAGTGGTATTGACTGCCTGTTCCCGGGATTGTATCGACCACCCCGAAACACTTAAAAACTTGCGTGAAAGTGCGGATAATCTAAAAACTGAGGGAAAAACTTTAAAAGGTGAAACTAAGCTCCCTACCATCCACATAGGTGTGGAAATAGAGGCTAAAAATCAGGTAGATCTGAAGAAAAAAGTCCAGAAATTCCGCAAAAAGGCCGACGTAATCATGGTCCATGGTGGTGATCTACAGATCAACCGGGCAGCCGCTGAAGACCCTCGTGTGGACATTCTAAGCCATCCTTACAGAACCAGACTGGATAGTGGTATCAACCATGTTTTAGCAGTTAAAGCTGCTGAAAACAGGGTAGCCATGGAATTAAACCTGAAATATTTCCTTTTCACCCGTCCAAATCAAAGATATCGTGTTTTAAATCAGTTTCGACAGATTATGAAGTTGCATCGTCAGTACCATGTTCCGGTTATAATCACCAGTGATGCCCGTTCCCCTTACGACCTGCGCCATCCCCTGGATGTGGTGGCCCTGGCAGCATGCTTTGGAATGACCAAGGAAGAGGCCGGTGATGCCTTATCCAAAACTCCCCAGGAAATCATGGAAAGAAACGAAATAAGGGACGAAGTTATAATTCCTGGGGTAAAACTGGTGAAATAA
- a CDS encoding Rpp14/Pop5 family protein yields the protein MKLKILPTHLRDKKRYLAFQAISEIPLQREDVISLIMESSGNLYGACGTSQLGLWVVKVWDYTTPGANTVKGIIRCKREEVDKARAVIPTITKYKGKRVVFQTLGISGTIKAATTNFIKLKAADE from the coding sequence ATGAAACTCAAAATACTACCCACTCACCTGAGGGATAAGAAAAGATACCTTGCTTTTCAAGCCATCAGTGAGATTCCCCTCCAGAGGGAGGATGTAATATCCCTGATTATGGAATCATCCGGAAACCTTTACGGAGCATGTGGTACCAGTCAGCTGGGTTTATGGGTGGTGAAGGTATGGGATTATACCACACCCGGAGCAAACACGGTGAAAGGTATTATCCGGTGTAAACGCGAGGAAGTTGACAAAGCTCGTGCTGTAATCCCGACTATAACTAAATATAAAGGAAAAAGAGTGGTTTTTCAAACTCTGGGCATTTCTGGAACCATCAAAGCAGCAACAACAAACTTTATTAAATTGAAGGCAGCAGATGAATAA
- the psmA gene encoding archaeal proteasome endopeptidase complex subunit alpha, protein MQPFPAAGYDKGISIFSPDGRLFQVEYAREAVKRGTTSLGVKSSEGIVLVVDKRPSSKLVEPTSIEKIFQIDEHIGAATSGLVADARKLIEQARMESQINKITFNEPIPVEMLAKKICDMKQMYTQHGGVRPFGSALIIGGVNDSGCRLFETDPSGALIEYKATAIGAGRAMAMEVFEKDYREDMKINEAMELALDAIYEATEGKTTKESVEIAIIEEANHKYRKLTEEEIEEHVEELLIRKSKEGEEEEE, encoded by the coding sequence ATGCAACCGTTCCCAGCAGCAGGATATGACAAAGGTATATCTATTTTCAGCCCAGATGGAAGGCTATTTCAGGTTGAATATGCAAGAGAAGCTGTAAAAAGAGGTACAACTTCATTAGGAGTGAAATCATCCGAGGGGATTGTGCTGGTGGTAGATAAAAGACCCAGCAGCAAACTGGTGGAACCCACCTCCATTGAAAAGATATTCCAGATCGACGAGCACATAGGAGCCGCCACTTCTGGTCTGGTGGCCGATGCCCGTAAACTGATTGAACAGGCCAGAATGGAATCTCAAATCAACAAGATCACCTTCAACGAACCCATACCAGTGGAAATGCTGGCCAAGAAGATCTGTGACATGAAACAGATGTACACCCAGCACGGAGGAGTAAGACCATTTGGATCTGCTCTGATCATTGGAGGAGTCAATGACAGCGGGTGCAGGCTTTTCGAAACCGACCCCAGTGGTGCCTTAATTGAATACAAGGCCACAGCCATTGGAGCCGGACGGGCCATGGCCATGGAAGTCTTTGAAAAAGATTACCGGGAAGACATGAAAATTAACGAAGCCATGGAACTGGCCTTAGATGCAATCTATGAAGCCACCGAAGGTAAAACTACCAAGGAAAGCGTGGAAATCGCAATCATAGAAGAAGCCAACCACAAATACCGTAAACTCACAGAAGAAGAAATTGAAGAACATGTAGAAGAACTCCTCATCCGTAAATCCAAGGAGGGTGAGGAGGAAGAGGAATAA
- a CDS encoding ribosome assembly factor SBDS, with translation MVTLEDAVIARLEYYGERFEILVDPDLASDFKRGEDIKIEEILAVEEVFKDAKKGDKASEEAMTKAFDTHDPLEAAVIIIRKGQVQLTAQQRRDMQEDKRRMIVAKIVREAINPQTKLPHPARRIEIAMEEAKVKVDPFKSVDEQVNITLKAIRRLIPIKFEKVKVAIHIPGEDTGKVYGVIPEYGKTLKEEWQQDGSWVAVVEIPGGMQEGFYHKLSEITHGQVETKLLK, from the coding sequence ATGGTCACCCTGGAAGATGCCGTTATAGCCCGCCTGGAATACTACGGGGAAAGATTCGAGATCCTGGTGGATCCAGATCTAGCATCTGATTTTAAAAGGGGAGAAGATATCAAGATTGAAGAGATACTGGCTGTTGAAGAGGTTTTCAAAGATGCTAAAAAGGGGGATAAGGCATCGGAAGAGGCAATGACCAAGGCCTTTGACACCCACGATCCCCTAGAAGCTGCGGTTATCATCATCCGTAAGGGACAGGTCCAGCTCACCGCCCAGCAACGGAGGGACATGCAGGAGGATAAGAGAAGGATGATCGTGGCCAAAATTGTCCGTGAAGCCATAAATCCTCAAACAAAGCTCCCTCACCCTGCAAGAAGGATCGAAATAGCTATGGAAGAAGCTAAAGTCAAAGTGGACCCATTTAAGAGTGTTGATGAACAGGTAAACATCACACTAAAAGCCATACGCCGGTTAATACCCATAAAATTCGAAAAAGTAAAGGTGGCCATCCACATACCTGGAGAGGACACTGGAAAAGTTTATGGGGTCATACCTGAATATGGAAAAACCCTGAAAGAGGAATGGCAACAGGACGGGTCCTGGGTTGCTGTAGTGGAAATCCCCGGTGGAATGCAGGAAGGTTTCTACCACAAACTCTCGGAGATCACCCACGGGCAGGTTGAAACCAAACTCTTAAAATAA
- the rrp4 gene encoding exosome complex RNA-binding protein Rrp4, with protein MLLVEDKQIVVPGEILAEGDYHSGRGTFKEEDKICSSLVGLVAVRDKKLSVIPLQSKYIPKRGDVVIGKISDVRFSMWNLDINSPYSGILPAAEVFGKEKRDLNRAFNVGDVLFLRVVDVDEVKKVKLGLKGRGLGKFRGGILINITPTKVPRLIGKKGSMINMIKDQTRCEVVVGQNGVVWVKGKPEMERVVQKVVKTIEEEAHTSGLTDRIRDMLVELLGDKTEKTTEKEEDEDEFEEELIE; from the coding sequence GTGTTATTAGTAGAAGATAAACAGATAGTAGTTCCGGGTGAGATATTAGCAGAAGGGGACTATCACTCCGGAAGAGGAACTTTCAAGGAAGAAGACAAAATATGTTCTTCTTTAGTCGGCCTGGTGGCTGTTCGGGATAAAAAACTGAGTGTGATACCACTACAGAGCAAATACATTCCAAAAAGGGGAGATGTGGTAATTGGTAAAATATCTGATGTTCGTTTCTCCATGTGGAACCTGGACATAAATTCCCCCTACTCCGGGATCTTACCCGCAGCCGAAGTTTTTGGTAAGGAAAAAAGAGACCTCAACCGGGCCTTCAACGTTGGAGACGTGCTTTTCCTGCGCGTGGTGGATGTTGACGAAGTGAAAAAGGTCAAACTCGGTTTAAAAGGCAGAGGACTGGGTAAATTCCGTGGTGGAATCCTGATTAACATAACCCCAACCAAGGTACCCCGACTCATTGGTAAGAAGGGCTCCATGATCAACATGATCAAAGACCAGACCCGCTGTGAAGTGGTGGTTGGTCAAAACGGAGTAGTCTGGGTTAAAGGAAAACCAGAAATGGAAAGAGTGGTGCAGAAGGTTGTTAAAACCATTGAAGAAGAAGCACACACTTCTGGCCTCACTGACAGAATAAGGGACATGTTGGTGGAACTTCTGGGGGATAAAACCGAAAAGACAACTGAAAAAGAAGAAGATGAAGATGAATTTGAGGAAGAATTAATCGAGTAA
- the rrp41 gene encoding exosome complex exonuclease Rrp41, protein MGDSNKGSLVASDTKKRPDGRAFDELRPLKIEAGVLERADGSAYVEIGDNKVLAAVYGPRELHVRRLLKPNMAILRCRYNMAPFSVEDRKRPGPDRRSVEISKITAEALNPAVFLEKFPRSTIDIFIEVLQAEGGTRCAGITAASVALADAGIPMRDMVAACAAGKADGQVVMDLSEWEDKEGEADLPIAMMPRTGDITLLQMDGHLTSDEFEQALDLAIEGCKIISEAQKEAIKNRYGGD, encoded by the coding sequence ATTGGAGATAGTAACAAAGGAAGTTTAGTAGCTTCTGATACTAAAAAAAGGCCCGATGGGAGAGCCTTTGATGAACTGAGGCCTTTGAAAATAGAGGCCGGTGTACTGGAAAGAGCTGATGGATCAGCCTATGTGGAAATTGGCGATAACAAAGTATTAGCCGCAGTCTACGGTCCACGAGAATTACACGTCCGCCGACTGTTAAAACCCAACATGGCCATACTGCGTTGCCGTTACAACATGGCCCCCTTCTCAGTGGAAGACCGTAAAAGACCCGGGCCCGACCGCAGATCAGTGGAAATATCCAAGATCACTGCCGAAGCACTTAACCCTGCAGTCTTCCTGGAAAAATTCCCCAGATCCACCATTGACATATTCATAGAAGTTCTGCAGGCAGAAGGAGGCACAAGGTGTGCCGGTATCACTGCAGCATCAGTGGCCCTGGCCGATGCCGGTATCCCCATGAGGGACATGGTAGCCGCCTGTGCCGCAGGTAAAGCCGATGGCCAGGTAGTAATGGATCTCTCAGAATGGGAAGATAAGGAAGGAGAAGCAGATCTGCCCATAGCCATGATGCCCCGTACCGGGGACATAACCCTGCTACAGATGGATGGACACCTGACCTCTGATGAGTTTGAACAGGCACTGGATCTGGCCATTGAAGGATGTAAAATCATCAGTGAAGCACAAAAAGAGGCCATAAAGAACAGATACGGTGGTGATTAA
- the rrp42 gene encoding exosome complex protein Rrp42 encodes MVQSVVPEIIKESVANLIRSGERADGRALDQYREVSLETGVIKKAEGSARVKIGKTQIVVGAKPQIGEPFPDTPNVGVLITNSELNPMAAPNFEAGPPNETSVELSRVTDRCIREGKVVDLEKLTIIPGKKVWMIFLDLHIIDYDGNLMDAAVLGSLAALMDAKIPSTTIDGDEVVIDYEQMVPLPIKEQPLMCTLAKIGGELVVDPSLEEDDVLDARISVGVRADGSICAMQKGGSVPLTREEVLKAVGIAQKKTEELRENVSKLTK; translated from the coding sequence ATGGTACAGAGCGTAGTCCCCGAGATAATAAAAGAAAGTGTGGCCAACCTCATCCGAAGTGGTGAAAGAGCAGATGGAAGGGCCCTGGACCAATACCGGGAAGTAAGCCTGGAAACCGGTGTAATAAAAAAGGCAGAAGGTTCCGCCCGGGTGAAAATAGGAAAAACCCAGATAGTAGTGGGTGCCAAACCACAGATCGGCGAACCATTCCCTGACACACCCAACGTGGGTGTCTTAATAACTAACTCTGAACTTAATCCCATGGCTGCCCCTAACTTTGAAGCAGGACCTCCCAATGAAACTTCAGTGGAGCTTTCCAGGGTAACTGACCGTTGTATAAGGGAAGGAAAAGTGGTGGACCTGGAAAAATTAACCATCATACCTGGTAAAAAGGTGTGGATGATATTCCTGGACCTGCACATCATAGACTACGATGGCAACCTCATGGATGCCGCTGTTCTGGGCAGTCTCGCTGCCCTAATGGATGCCAAGATACCCAGCACCACCATAGATGGTGATGAAGTGGTCATTGACTACGAACAGATGGTACCCCTCCCCATTAAAGAACAACCCCTCATGTGCACCCTGGCCAAGATCGGGGGAGAACTGGTGGTTGACCCTTCACTGGAAGAGGATGATGTCCTGGACGCCCGGATATCCGTAGGTGTGCGGGCCGATGGCAGCATATGTGCCATGCAAAAAGGTGGATCAGTACCCCTCACCCGTGAAGAAGTCTTAAAAGCAGTGGGAATAGCTCAAAAGAAGACAGAAGAACTTCGTGAGAATGTTTCCAAACTAACTAAATAA
- the rpl37A gene encoding 50S ribosomal protein L37Ae, translated as MARTKKVGITGKFGARYGRKAKRTVKSIEENMKKDHICPKCDRPGVKRTAAGIWKCRKCGAVFTGGAYLPNTPMGRTATRNIKRIVGGL; from the coding sequence ATGGCAAGAACTAAAAAAGTAGGTATAACCGGAAAATTCGGTGCCCGGTACGGTAGGAAAGCAAAGAGAACCGTGAAGTCCATCGAAGAAAACATGAAAAAAGATCACATCTGTCCTAAATGTGACCGTCCTGGAGTTAAAAGGACTGCTGCAGGCATATGGAAATGCCGCAAATGTGGAGCAGTCTTCACTGGCGGAGCATACCTGCCAAACACCCCCATGGGTAGAACTGCCACCAGGAACATTAAGAGGATTGTTGGAGGTTTATAA
- a CDS encoding DNA-directed RNA polymerase subunit P translates to MYKCDKCGTLVDIKGYTESKCPSCRYRILFKEIPPVRRQVKAR, encoded by the coding sequence TTGTATAAATGTGATAAATGTGGCACACTGGTAGATATCAAAGGATACACAGAATCCAAATGTCCCAGTTGCCGATACCGGATACTCTTCAAGGAGATACCTCCGGTGAGAAGACAGGTTAAAGCCCGCTAA
- a CDS encoding Brix domain-containing protein, with the protein MLITTSRKPSQRTRIFCRGLERTLNARSVNRGKMSLRDVFLKAKGMEADWVLVVTERDGNPSGMEVYQDGELFTSLQLTADLDGSRGKKERVKMKKDKLHLRCEVDELTDLVHKIFSIPLEDPRNPSDSNLLRISFNKQKSRPLMEFFDDNAQATGPRIYLQEWKLAGDQG; encoded by the coding sequence ATGTTGATTACCACTTCCCGAAAACCATCCCAGCGCACCCGAATATTCTGCCGTGGACTGGAACGGACACTGAACGCCCGATCTGTCAACCGGGGCAAAATGAGCCTCCGTGATGTCTTTTTAAAGGCAAAAGGAATGGAAGCGGACTGGGTACTGGTGGTAACTGAACGGGATGGTAATCCCAGTGGGATGGAGGTTTACCAAGATGGTGAACTCTTCACCAGCCTGCAGCTTACTGCTGACCTGGATGGTTCCCGTGGGAAAAAGGAGAGGGTGAAGATGAAAAAGGATAAACTTCATCTTCGCTGTGAAGTGGATGAATTAACTGATCTGGTGCATAAGATTTTTTCAATACCCCTCGAGGATCCCCGGAACCCCTCCGATTCCAACCTGCTACGTATCAGTTTCAATAAACAAAAATCCCGACCTTTAATGGAGTTTTTTGATGACAATGCCCAGGCCACCGGGCCACGCATATATCTTCAGGAATGGAAACTGGCGGGTGATCAGGGATGA
- a CDS encoding KEOPS complex subunit Pcc1, translating to MNPLKEVETQIEIEFPCKIDAEIALKAIEPEIRDSPSERTRTGIECREKTVKITITARDTPSLRASLNSYLRWLILSQQILELKHDMHNH from the coding sequence ATGAATCCCCTTAAAGAGGTTGAAACCCAGATAGAGATTGAATTCCCCTGTAAAATAGATGCTGAAATTGCATTAAAGGCAATTGAACCTGAAATAAGGGATTCGCCATCGGAAAGGACCAGAACCGGGATTGAATGCCGTGAAAAAACAGTGAAGATAACCATCACTGCCCGGGACACACCATCTCTCCGGGCCTCCCTGAATTCCTATCTGCGCTGGCTGATACTTTCACAGCAGATTCTGGAATTAAAACATGATATGCACAATCATTGA
- a CDS encoding prefoldin subunit beta, translating to MEIPQNIQHQLAQFQQMQQQAQAITMQKQSVDLQIRETEKALEELEKVEDDAEVYKTAGNLLIKMAKPELTEEMTEKLETLKLREKTVARQEERVMKRLQEMQENLQESMQMQPGMGN from the coding sequence ATGGAAATTCCCCAGAACATCCAACATCAACTAGCACAATTCCAGCAGATGCAGCAACAGGCCCAGGCCATAACCATGCAGAAACAGAGTGTGGACCTCCAGATAAGGGAAACTGAAAAGGCCCTGGAAGAACTGGAAAAAGTGGAAGATGATGCTGAAGTTTACAAAACCGCAGGAAACCTGCTCATCAAAATGGCCAAACCCGAGTTAACCGAAGAAATGACCGAAAAACTGGAAACCCTCAAGCTCCGGGAGAAAACCGTAGCCCGACAGGAAGAAAGGGTCATGAAACGGTTACAGGAAATGCAGGAAAACCTGCAGGAATCCATGCAGATGCAGCCAGGTATGGGTAACTAA
- a CDS encoding DUF3194 domain-containing protein — protein MKKLTDQEMENISEAAAVAAEDYIFSKISKKEVLDLELRVEFHEANEENGLDVDVEVELFLDELSTADDSLADEAAQAALEEIDRQVEKLSE, from the coding sequence TTGAAAAAATTAACTGACCAGGAGATGGAGAACATCTCTGAAGCTGCGGCAGTAGCTGCCGAAGATTATATATTTTCCAAGATATCCAAAAAAGAAGTCCTTGATCTGGAATTAAGAGTAGAATTTCATGAAGCCAATGAAGAAAATGGACTGGACGTGGATGTTGAGGTAGAACTATTTTTAGACGAACTCTCCACAGCCGATGATTCCCTGGCTGACGAAGCAGCTCAGGCTGCCCTGGAAGAGATTGATAGACAGGTTGAAAAGCTGTCTGAATAA
- a CDS encoding iron chaperone has translation MKKTTRIRQKSGQGLGKKEGENAVLAKIAAMPGPYRALGERLHTIIKASAPVLAPKTWYGMPAYAKDGKVICFFRGDKNERYVTLGFSEDANLDEDNMWPTSYALKELTATEEERIAELVKKAVS, from the coding sequence GTGAAAAAAACCACTCGCATTCGACAAAAATCTGGCCAAGGCCTGGGAAAGAAGGAAGGGGAAAATGCAGTTCTGGCGAAGATAGCGGCGATGCCTGGACCTTATCGTGCCCTGGGGGAGCGACTCCATACCATTATCAAAGCCAGTGCACCAGTCCTCGCACCGAAAACATGGTACGGGATGCCGGCATATGCCAAGGACGGGAAGGTCATCTGCTTCTTCCGTGGTGACAAAAACGAGAGGTACGTGACACTGGGCTTTTCCGAGGACGCTAACCTTGACGAAGATAATATGTGGCCGACTTCCTACGCGTTAAAGGAGTTAACGGCCACCGAAGAGGAAAGAATCGCGGAGCTCGTGAAGAAAGCTGTGAGTTAG
- a CDS encoding ArsR/SmtB family transcription factor encodes MLRINSKSTLESTEELEEVLKALANVNRLLLIYYLASGEVDKISVTEMSQNMGITQPAASQHLKILKNANILVAHKEGNYIYYRFNRPSMEKHQKRIDFLFTCAFAKCSQQEKSRCPHSKKREE; translated from the coding sequence ATGCTTAGGATTAATTCCAAGTCAACATTGGAGTCTACTGAAGAACTGGAGGAAGTGCTTAAAGCCCTGGCCAATGTCAATCGGTTGCTTCTGATTTATTATCTCGCCTCGGGTGAGGTGGATAAAATCAGCGTAACGGAAATGTCGCAGAACATGGGCATAACACAACCCGCAGCATCGCAGCATCTGAAAATCCTGAAAAACGCTAACATACTAGTTGCTCACAAAGAGGGAAACTACATTTACTACCGATTCAATCGACCCTCCATGGAAAAACACCAGAAAAGAATTGATTTTTTATTTACCTGTGCCTTTGCCAAGTGTAGTCAGCAGGAAAAATCTCGCTGTCCACATTCAAAAAAAAGGGAAGAATAA
- the lon gene encoding endopeptidase La — MTEIDQNQELPVLVLPDMVLLHETNMNLKISRKLGRELHDRVKDHDYFGIAVAAREGLPARFYSESDIYHIGTLVKIENATEMRDFYHLKVEIIERAQIDELIRDGINYRAKYHLLPDIDDLDQENQEDILKHIRYLVSEISENFKESKSYTEQINKIDDLGKVIAQVFPYMRLSLEEKQAFLETRSLQEKALKFLEILIEQKESIKFQMEMAAKFNEEMNKKHRENMLKEQLRVIQDELTETEGGTGKKDYRELIEEANMPPEVKEIALEEVHKLERQGPHSSEENVIRNYLDLLTTLPWGESEIKDIDIEGARKLLNKEHYGLDKVKDRIIQHLTVMKLKQNKQGSILLLVGPPGTGKTSLGKSIAETLEREYVRISLGGVKDESEIRGHRRTYVGALPGRIIQGMKRAGTRNPVFILDEVDKLMASYSGDPASALLEVLDPEQNNTFSDHYLEVPYDLSDVFFIATANSLKGIPGPLRDRMEIIEIGSYTSHEKFHIARNHLIDEVLEDNGLDETQLQFEDEAIKTIIEKYTREAGVRGLKRQLATVARVASEKIVLGKVNLPYVVKEDMLYDLLGHELIQVNMAGKHNPPGVVTGLAWTPVGGDILFIEGAFMPGTGKLLLTGQLGDVMKESAKISQSLIRSRLAFNLKKTEFDKKDLHIHVPSGAIPKDGPSAGVALLTTIASLVTGHTVDPKLAMTGEISLRGAVLPVGGIKEKVLAAHRAGIKRVILPEENTKDLDDVPEDVKAEMEFIPVKTVEDVLKETIGLELPKPVMMDMSPDTLTGGAGA, encoded by the coding sequence ATGACCGAAATAGACCAGAATCAAGAATTACCTGTGTTAGTTTTACCAGACATGGTTTTATTACACGAAACTAACATGAACCTTAAAATAAGTAGAAAACTTGGGAGAGAACTACACGACCGGGTTAAAGACCATGATTACTTTGGAATAGCCGTAGCTGCCCGGGAAGGATTACCGGCCCGGTTCTACTCAGAATCTGATATTTACCACATAGGAACCCTGGTGAAAATTGAAAACGCCACGGAAATGAGAGACTTCTACCACCTGAAGGTGGAAATCATAGAAAGAGCCCAGATCGACGAATTAATCCGGGACGGTATAAACTACCGGGCCAAATACCATTTACTACCCGACATCGATGACCTGGACCAGGAAAACCAGGAAGACATCCTCAAACACATACGCTACCTGGTATCTGAGATCAGTGAAAACTTCAAAGAATCCAAATCATACACCGAGCAGATCAACAAGATAGACGATCTAGGCAAGGTAATAGCCCAAGTATTCCCCTACATGAGATTATCCCTGGAAGAAAAACAGGCCTTCCTGGAAACCCGTTCCCTGCAGGAAAAGGCCCTGAAATTCCTGGAAATCCTCATTGAACAGAAGGAATCCATCAAGTTCCAGATGGAAATGGCCGCCAAATTCAACGAGGAAATGAACAAAAAACACCGGGAAAACATGCTCAAAGAGCAACTCCGGGTAATCCAGGACGAACTAACGGAAACCGAAGGAGGAACTGGTAAAAAAGACTATCGGGAGTTAATTGAAGAAGCAAACATGCCTCCGGAGGTTAAGGAGATTGCTCTGGAAGAAGTGCACAAACTGGAACGCCAGGGACCGCACAGCTCTGAAGAGAACGTCATCCGCAACTACCTGGACTTGTTAACCACCTTGCCCTGGGGTGAAAGCGAGATCAAGGATATCGACATCGAAGGCGCCCGAAAACTCCTAAACAAAGAACACTACGGCCTGGACAAGGTCAAAGACCGTATCATACAGCACCTCACCGTGATGAAACTCAAACAGAACAAACAGGGCTCCATCCTCCTCCTGGTGGGTCCACCAGGAACCGGTAAAACCAGCCTGGGAAAAAGCATAGCCGAAACCCTGGAAAGGGAATACGTACGCATCAGCCTGGGTGGGGTGAAGGATGAATCTGAGATCCGCGGTCACCGTCGAACCTACGTGGGAGCACTACCTGGACGGATAATCCAGGGAATGAAACGAGCTGGTACCAGAAACCCGGTGTTCATCTTGGACGAAGTGGACAAACTCATGGCATCTTACAGTGGAGACCCGGCCAGTGCTCTTTTAGAGGTTCTGGACCCGGAACAGAACAACACCTTCTCTGACCACTACCTGGAAGTACCCTACGACCTGTCTGATGTTTTCTTCATAGCCACCGCCAACTCCCTCAAGGGAATACCCGGACCGCTACGGGACAGAATGGAAATAATCGAGATCGGCAGCTACACCAGCCACGAAAAATTCCACATAGCCCGTAACCACCTTATAGATGAGGTCTTAGAGGACAACGGATTGGATGAAACTCAGCTACAGTTCGAAGATGAAGCCATAAAAACCATCATTGAGAAGTACACCCGGGAAGCAGGTGTACGGGGACTTAAACGGCAATTGGCCACTGTAGCAAGAGTAGCTTCCGAGAAAATTGTCCTGGGTAAAGTGAACCTACCCTACGTGGTCAAAGAGGACATGCTTTACGACTTACTGGGACATGAACTCATACAGGTCAACATGGCGGGTAAACACAACCCACCGGGAGTGGTAACTGGCCTGGCCTGGACACCGGTAGGGGGAGACATCCTCTTCATTGAAGGAGCCTTCATGCCCGGAACTGGAAAACTTCTCCTCACTGGACAGTTGGGTGATGTGATGAAAGAATCCGCCAAGATATCCCAGAGCCTCATCCGCTCCAGACTGGCCTTCAACCTGAAAAAGACCGAGTTCGACAAAAAGGACCTCCACATACACGTACCATCTGGAGCCATTCCCAAAGACGGACCATCTGCTGGTGTGGCCCTGCTCACCACCATTGCCTCCCTGGTAACCGGACACACCGTAGACCCCAAACTAGCCATGACCGGCGAAATCTCCCTACGTGGAGCAGTACTACCCGTGGGAGGTATCAAGGAAAAGGTCCTGGCCGCCCACCGGGCAGGAATAAAACGGGTCATACTACCCGAAGAAAACACCAAGGACCTGGACGATGTCCCCGAAGATGTCAAAGCAGAAATGGAATTCATACCAGTTAAAACCGTAGAAGATGTCCTTAAGGAAACCATTGGCCTGGAACTACCCAAACCAGTGATGATGGACATGTCCCCCGACACTTTAACTGGAGGAGCCGGTGCTTAA